From the genome of Anopheles moucheti chromosome 3, idAnoMoucSN_F20_07, whole genome shotgun sequence, one region includes:
- the LOC128300970 gene encoding vitellogenic carboxypeptidase-like: MFLTMEQLFLLLGLVLQFTNGLFINPYEKIWPRGQFLSSPIKGNNGDPLLLTPYIESGNISAGQSAARVQHSRIRGIESYAGFLTVDKRFNSNLYFWYFPAKENRTTAPLILWLQGGPGASSLFGLFEENGPLRVTADLMVVEREYSWYQNHHMLYIDNPVGTGFSFTDSETGYARNQVQIGEELYSAVVQFLRLFPMLQSLPFYITGESYAGKYVPTLGHTIHQKNANPTSLFVNLAGMAIGNGYSDPVNQLNYGEYLYQLGLIDSNALERFEQDEQTVTACLAKDNYRCAFEIMDDLLDGDANGGGSFFRNVSGFETYYNYLHPAEDPTDAVYLLGFLNLDETRRALHVGDQPFHDLDQDNMVERFLEEDVFASVAPWIAELLQHYRIMFYNGQLDIICAYPMMVNYLQMLQFDGANYYRSVPRGKLEIDGEIAAYFKLAFGLVEVLVRDAGHMVPRDQPKWAHSLITAFTHPGSVEGFV; encoded by the coding sequence ATGTTCCTTACGATGGAACAACTATTTCTCCTGCTAGGATTAGTGCTTCAGTTTACCAACGGTCTGTTCATTAATCCGTACGAAAAAATATGGCCTCGTGGTCAGTTTTTGTCCTCCCCGATAAAAGGAAACAATGGCGACCCACTCCTGCTGACACCCTACATCGAAAGTGGAAACATATCGGCAGGTCAAAGTGCGGCCCGAGTCCAACACAGTCGTATTCGAGGGATCGAATCGTACGCCGGGTTTCTCACGGTGGACAAGCGTTTCAACTCGAACCTCTACTTCTGGTACTTTCCGGCGAAAGAGAATCGCACAACGGCACCGCTCATTCTCTGGCTGCAAGGTGGCCCCGGCGCATCGTCTCTGTTCGGACTGTTCGAAGAGAATGGACCGTTACGTGTTACGGCGGATCTGATGGTAGTAGAACGGGAGtactcctggtatcagaaccaTCATATGCTGTACATTGACAATCCGGTAGGGACGGGATTTAGTTTTACCGACAGTGAAACGGGCTATGCACGCAACCAGGTACAGATAGGCGAGGAGCTGTATTCAGCTGTGGTACAGTTTTTACGGCTCTTTCCGATGCTACAATCACTTCCGTTCTACATTACGGGAGAATCGTATGCGGGAAAGTATGTTCCTACGCTGGGGCATACGATTCACCAGAAGAATGCCAACCCCACATCACTCTTCGTCAATCTGGCGGGTATGGCAATTGGTAACGGGTACAGTGATCCGGTAAATCAACTAAACTACGGCGAGTATCTCTACCAGCTCGGATTGATTGATAGCAATGCACTGGAACGGTTCGAACAGGATGAGCAAACCGTCACAGCCTGCCTCGCGAAGGACAACTATCGCTGTGCGTTCGAGATTATGGATGATCTGCTCGATGGTGATGCAAACGGTGGTGGTTCATTCTTCCGCAACGTGAGCGGGTTCGAAACGTACTACAACTATCTGCACCCGGCTGAAGATCCTACGGATGCAGTATATTTGTTGGGATTCTTAAATCTGGACGAAACGCGACGCGCTTTGCACGTCGGTGATCAACCATTTCACGATCTCGACCAGGACAATATGGTCGAACGATTCCTGGAGGAGGATGTGTTCGCTAGTGTAGCACCATGGATTGCCGAGTTGTTGCAACACTACCGGATCATGTTCTACAACGGTCAGCTGGACATCATCTGTGCTTATCCGATGATGGTAAACTATCTGCAGATGTTGCAGTTTGATGGTGCCAACTACTACCGGAGCGTACCAAGAGGGAAGCTAGAGATTGACGGTGAAATTGCAGCCTACTTTAAGCTGGCATTCGGCCTAGTAGAGGTTTTGGTGCGTGATGCGGGTCACATGGTGCCGCGTGATCAACCCAAATGGGCACACAGCTTAATAACAGCATTCACGCATCCGGGTTCGGTCGAAGGGTTTGTTTAA